From Candidatus Eisenbacteria bacterium, the proteins below share one genomic window:
- a CDS encoding recombinase family protein — protein sequence MTGRKGRKTTKKPDVVRCAIYTRKSTDEGLDSDFNTLDAQREAAEAYIASQKAEGWTFLPDRYDDGGFSGGTMDRPALRQLLADVEGGKVDCVAVYKLDRLSRSLLDFARLMEMLESHGVALV from the coding sequence ATGACCGGCCGGAAGGGACGCAAGACGACAAAGAAGCCAGATGTCGTTCGCTGCGCCATCTACACCCGCAAGTCCACCGACGAGGGACTGGATTCCGACTTCAACACCCTCGATGCCCAGCGGGAGGCGGCTGAGGCATACATCGCCAGCCAGAAGGCGGAAGGCTGGACATTCCTCCCGGACCGGTACGATGACGGCGGGTTCAGCGGTGGCACGATGGACCGCCCGGCGTTGCGGCAGCTCTTGGCCGACGTGGAGGGTGGGAAGGTTGATTGCGTTGCTGTGTATAAGCTCGATCGATTGTCCCGCTCGCTTCTCGATTTCGCCCGACTGATGGAGATGCTTGAGAGTCATGGCGTCGCCCTCGTCA